A part of Bacillota bacterium genomic DNA contains:
- a CDS encoding heavy-metal-associated domain-containing protein, translated as MATEQLQMTIKGLACSQCVSAVENALRAKSGVTEVYLDPESGQAQIRVEQGQVTRAELVDTVKKMGYEVQ; from the coding sequence GTGGCCACAGAACAACTGCAGATGACTATCAAGGGACTGGCGTGCAGTCAGTGTGTCAGCGCTGTGGAAAACGCCTTGCGTGCCAAATCCGGGGTAACCGAGGTGTACCTGGACCCGGAAAGCGGACAGGCCCAGATCCGTGTTGAACAGGGACAGGTGACAAGGGCAGAGCTGGTGGATACCGTAAAGAAAATGGGATACGAAGTGCAGTAA
- the xylB gene encoding xylulokinase → MAYLVGIDVGTSGVKAIACDANGKIVATAAAEYPLHYPRPGWAEQDPQDWWTGTCVALRKLTDKLGKKSKEIKGVALSGQMHSSVFLDKDLQVIRPALLWCDVRTTEQCQWITTQAQGREKLIDYVSNPALEGFTAPKIIWLRQREPENFAKVKYVMMPKDYIRFRLTGEIFTEVSDAAGTLLYDVKNRRWSGELLTKLELNPEILPEVKESIDVCGYVTTEAAELTGLPAEIPVAGGSADNACGAVGAGIVREGRALSSIGSSGVLLAHTPQPTTDPKGAVHTFNHSIPQAWYVMGVMLAAGLSYKWFAQAFAQVEQMVETDYGIDLYKLLDQGAAAVEPGCDGLVFLPYLNGERTPHADATARGVFFGLNPRHRKAHFARAILEGVVFALRDSLEIFKDMAIEIKELRAIGGGAKSPLWRQIQADVFNVPVATLNIDEGPAFGASLIAGKAAGVFPSLEEAADELITVKHVTEPNPANVAKYEEIYTLFRGLYPALKDSFQKAARIF, encoded by the coding sequence ATGGCCTATTTAGTCGGAATTGACGTGGGAACCAGTGGCGTAAAGGCCATTGCCTGTGATGCTAACGGCAAGATCGTAGCCACGGCCGCGGCGGAATATCCCCTGCACTATCCCCGGCCGGGTTGGGCAGAGCAGGATCCCCAGGATTGGTGGACCGGTACCTGTGTGGCCCTGCGAAAGCTCACCGACAAGCTGGGGAAAAAAAGCAAAGAGATTAAGGGTGTAGCCCTTTCGGGGCAGATGCATAGCTCCGTCTTCCTGGATAAGGATCTGCAGGTGATTCGCCCGGCCCTTTTGTGGTGTGATGTCCGCACCACGGAACAATGCCAGTGGATCACCACCCAGGCCCAGGGCCGGGAGAAGCTCATTGATTACGTTTCCAACCCCGCCCTGGAGGGTTTTACGGCACCGAAGATCATCTGGTTAAGACAAAGAGAGCCGGAGAACTTCGCCAAGGTCAAATACGTAATGATGCCTAAGGACTATATCCGTTTCCGCCTCACTGGCGAGATCTTCACCGAGGTGTCCGACGCCGCGGGTACATTGCTTTACGATGTGAAAAACCGTCGTTGGAGTGGAGAGTTGCTTACGAAACTAGAGCTGAACCCGGAGATCCTTCCGGAAGTGAAGGAATCCATCGATGTCTGTGGCTATGTCACCACCGAAGCTGCAGAGCTTACGGGTCTCCCCGCCGAGATCCCAGTGGCCGGCGGCAGTGCAGATAACGCCTGCGGGGCGGTGGGAGCCGGGATCGTACGGGAGGGAAGGGCCCTGTCCAGTATCGGTAGCTCCGGGGTATTGCTGGCCCACACTCCCCAGCCCACCACGGATCCCAAGGGAGCCGTCCACACCTTTAACCACAGCATCCCCCAGGCCTGGTATGTGATGGGGGTCATGCTGGCCGCGGGCCTCTCCTACAAATGGTTCGCGCAGGCCTTCGCCCAGGTGGAACAGATGGTGGAAACCGACTACGGCATCGATCTGTATAAGTTACTGGATCAGGGAGCAGCCGCAGTGGAGCCGGGCTGCGACGGATTGGTCTTCCTCCCCTACCTCAATGGCGAGCGGACTCCCCATGCCGATGCCACCGCCCGTGGTGTGTTCTTCGGCCTGAACCCCCGCCACCGGAAAGCCCATTTTGCCAGGGCCATCCTAGAAGGGGTGGTCTTCGCCCTCCGGGATAGTCTAGAGATCTTCAAGGATATGGCGATCGAGATCAAGGAGCTACGGGCCATCGGCGGCGGTGCCAAAAGTCCCCTGTGGCGGCAGATCCAGGCGGATGTCTTCAACGTACCCGTAGCCACATTAAATATTGACGAAGGACCCGCCTTCGGCGCTAGCCTCATCGCGGGCAAGGCCGCTGGGGTCTTCCCCAGCCTGGAAGAGGCAGCCGATGAGCTGATTACAGTCAAACACGTGACGGAACCTAACCCCGCCAATGTGGCCAAGTACGAAGAGATCTATACCCTGTTTCGGGGGCTTTATCCCGCCCTCAAAGACAGCTTCCAAAAGGCAGCGAGAATATTTTAG